A genomic stretch from Microtus pennsylvanicus isolate mMicPen1 chromosome 9, mMicPen1.hap1, whole genome shotgun sequence includes:
- the LOC142857841 gene encoding LOW QUALITY PROTEIN: oxaloacetate tautomerase FAHD1, mitochondrial-like (The sequence of the model RefSeq protein was modified relative to this genomic sequence to represent the inferred CDS: deleted 1 base in 1 codon), with the protein MASSKPLSRFWEWGKNIVCVGRNYADHVKEMRSAVLSEPVLFLKPSTAYAPQGSPVFMPAYCQNVHHEVELGVLLSRRAQAVPEAAAVDYVAAYALCLDMTARDVQEECKKKGLPWTLAKSFTASCPVSAFVPKEKVSDPHALRLWLKVNGELRQEGKTSSTIFSIPYIISYVSKIVTLEEGDLILTGTPKGVGPVKENDEIEAGIDGVVSMKFKVKKSEY; encoded by the exons ATGGCTTCCTCCAAGCCTCTGTCTCGCTTCTGGGAATGGGGCAAGAATATCGTGTGCGTGGGGAGGAACTACGCAGACCACGTCAAGGAGATGCGCAGCGCGGTGCTAAGCGAGCCTGTGCTTTTCTTGAAGCCGTCCACCGCGTACGCTCCCCAGGGCTCACCGGTGTTTATGCCCGCCTACTGCCAAAACGTGCACCACGAGGTGGAGTTGGGTGTGCTCTTGAGCAGGCGTGCTCAAGCCGTCCCCGAGGCCGCCGCCGTGGACTACGTGGCCGCCTATGCTCTGTGCCTGGACATGACTGCCAGAGATGTGCAGGAAGAGTGCAAGAAGAAGGGACTGCCCTGGACCCTGGCCAAGAGCTTCACGGCCTCCTGTCCTGTCAGCGCCTTCGTGCCCAAGGAGAAGGTCTCTGACCCTCACGCCCTAAGACTGTGGCTCAAGGTCAACGGTGAACTCAGGCAGGAGGGCAAAACTTCGTCTACGATCTTTTCCATCCCGTACATCATTAGTTACGTT TCCAAGATAGTAACCTTGGAAGAAGGAGATCTTATCTTGACCGGGACTCCAAAGGGAGTTGGGCCAGTTAAAGAAAATGATGAGATCGAGGCTGGAATAGATGGGGTGGTTAGTATGAAGTTCAAGGTGAAAAAGTCAGAATACTGA